The following are encoded together in the Terriglobia bacterium genome:
- a CDS encoding universal stress protein: MRLLEPAISLSLKNILLATDLTPASETALKYARALAKKHGSQLHAIHVGGEYSYQLLEPEPLDITFRELPDAALHPTDALRKLFQGLPTQVPLRHGAIWELISEVISRREIDLVVLGTHGRRGLDRMLFGSIAEDVLRNVACPVLTVGPDVKFDDVQELKIARILLATDFDAHSSAPAYAAWLANDFQAALTVVHAVHDKIQEQIKAVNPGELNEYAHPDVPPVPRWQPELPTEKQFASLFAEGSQPWCKPQCMVEFGLPADAILGAAARVRPDLIVLGARHPEPARLNSHLLWPTAAKVIADAQCPVLTVGPQQDIG, translated from the coding sequence ATGAGGCTGCTTGAACCTGCCATTTCTCTTTCCCTGAAAAACATACTTCTGGCCACCGACCTCACTCCGGCGTCGGAGACGGCATTGAAGTACGCGCGGGCGCTGGCGAAGAAACACGGATCGCAGTTGCACGCCATCCACGTAGGCGGCGAGTATTCGTATCAACTGCTGGAGCCGGAGCCGCTGGACATCACCTTCCGCGAGCTGCCGGATGCCGCCCTGCATCCCACCGACGCCCTGCGGAAACTTTTTCAGGGACTGCCCACGCAGGTCCCGCTGCGTCACGGCGCCATTTGGGAATTGATCAGTGAAGTGATCTCCCGGCGTGAGATTGACCTGGTGGTCCTGGGAACTCACGGACGCAGAGGCCTCGACCGGATGCTCTTCGGGTCCATTGCGGAAGACGTGCTGCGCAACGTCGCTTGCCCGGTGCTGACCGTTGGTCCTGACGTGAAGTTTGACGATGTTCAGGAACTTAAAATCGCGCGCATCCTGCTGGCCACGGATTTTGACGCGCATTCTTCCGCGCCCGCCTATGCCGCGTGGCTGGCCAATGACTTTCAGGCCGCGCTGACCGTGGTGCACGCCGTCCACGACAAGATCCAGGAGCAGATCAAGGCCGTCAACCCGGGAGAACTGAACGAGTACGCCCACCCGGACGTTCCTCCCGTCCCGCGCTGGCAGCCGGAGCTGCCCACGGAAAAGCAATTTGCGTCGTTATTTGCGGAAGGCAGCCAGCCGTGGTGCAAGCCGCAGTGCATGGTTGAGTTCGGACTGCCCGCGGACGCGATTTTAGGGGCCGCAGCCAGGGTCCGGCCGGACCTGATTGTTCTGGGCGCGCGCCACCCCGAACCCGCCAGGCTCAACTCGCATCTCCTGTGGCCAACCGCGGCCAAGGTGATCGCCGACGCACAGTGCCCGGTGCTCACCGTGGGGCCGCAGCAAGACATTGGGTAA
- a CDS encoding FAD-binding protein, which produces MSNQSKYEIHEHDVLIIGAGGAGLRAAIEALAQGARVAVVSKSLLGKAHTVMAEGGIAAAMANVDPADSWKTHFRDTMRGGKGVNNWRMAQLHAQEAPERVRELEQWGALFDRTSDGDILQRAFGGHTFKRLCHVGDRTGLEMIRTLQDRGVQMGFDVFMECTIIRLLTDGGRVVGAFGYWREQGRFVLFKAKSIVMATGGIGKAWRVTSNSWEYTGDGMSLAYDAGADLMDMEFVQFHPTGMVWPPGVQGILVTEAVRGEGGILRNKNGDRFMEKYDPKRMELSTRDVVARSIYTEVKEGRGSEHGGAYLDISHKPAEYVKQKLPSMYHQFKELADVDITKGPMEVGPTCHYMMGGIRVEAETAQSSLPGLFAAGEAAAGLHGANRLGGNSLSDLLVFGRRAGLGAADYAKKASQGTLDDAQIAEAERDMLAPFDRGQGESPYAVHRDLQEAMQNLVGIFRTDEDMTKAMGELEKLKARAAKVRVEGSRLFNPGWHLARDLKCMLTVSEAVTRSALARKESRGAHSRIDFPKLDDAGWGAQNNLISRDGDSMKLRQVPTKELPAELKQILAED; this is translated from the coding sequence GTGAGCAACCAATCCAAATACGAAATTCACGAGCATGACGTGCTGATCATCGGCGCCGGCGGGGCTGGCCTGCGCGCGGCCATTGAAGCTCTGGCCCAGGGCGCGCGCGTGGCCGTGGTCTCAAAATCTTTGCTGGGCAAGGCCCACACCGTGATGGCGGAAGGCGGCATTGCCGCGGCCATGGCCAACGTTGATCCGGCTGACAGCTGGAAGACCCACTTCCGTGACACCATGCGCGGCGGCAAAGGCGTAAACAACTGGCGCATGGCCCAGCTCCATGCGCAGGAAGCTCCGGAGCGCGTGCGTGAACTGGAGCAGTGGGGCGCGCTCTTCGACCGCACTTCTGACGGCGACATCCTGCAACGCGCCTTCGGCGGACACACCTTCAAGCGTCTCTGCCACGTGGGCGACCGCACCGGCCTGGAGATGATCCGCACGCTCCAAGATCGCGGCGTGCAGATGGGCTTTGACGTGTTCATGGAGTGCACCATCATCCGCCTGCTGACCGATGGCGGCCGCGTCGTTGGCGCGTTCGGCTACTGGCGCGAGCAAGGCCGATTTGTCCTGTTCAAGGCCAAGTCCATCGTCATGGCCACCGGCGGCATCGGCAAGGCGTGGCGCGTTACCTCCAATTCCTGGGAGTACACCGGGGACGGCATGTCCCTGGCGTACGACGCCGGCGCCGACCTCATGGACATGGAGTTCGTGCAGTTCCATCCCACCGGAATGGTGTGGCCTCCGGGCGTGCAGGGCATCCTGGTGACGGAAGCCGTGCGCGGCGAAGGCGGCATCCTGCGCAACAAAAACGGCGACCGCTTCATGGAGAAGTACGATCCTAAGCGCATGGAGCTTTCCACCCGTGACGTGGTGGCGCGCTCGATTTACACCGAGGTGAAAGAAGGCCGCGGCAGCGAACACGGCGGCGCTTACCTGGACATCTCGCACAAGCCGGCCGAGTACGTGAAGCAGAAGCTGCCCAGCATGTATCACCAGTTCAAGGAGCTGGCGGACGTGGACATCACTAAGGGCCCCATGGAAGTCGGTCCCACGTGCCATTACATGATGGGCGGCATCCGCGTGGAGGCCGAGACGGCGCAGTCGTCGCTGCCGGGATTGTTTGCCGCCGGTGAAGCCGCCGCGGGATTGCACGGAGCGAATCGTCTGGGCGGCAATTCACTTTCTGATCTCCTGGTCTTCGGCCGACGCGCTGGACTGGGCGCTGCCGATTACGCCAAGAAAGCTTCGCAAGGCACGCTGGACGATGCCCAAATCGCTGAAGCCGAGCGCGACATGCTGGCGCCCTTTGATCGCGGCCAGGGAGAGAGTCCATACGCCGTTCATCGCGACCTGCAGGAAGCGATGCAGAACCTGGTGGGCATCTTCCGCACCGACGAAGACATGACCAAAGCCATGGGCGAACTGGAAAAGCTGAAAGCCCGCGCAGCCAAAGTCCGCGTGGAAGGTTCGCGGCTGTTCAATCCTGGCTGGCACCTGGCGCGCGATTTGAAATGCATGCTGACCGTGTCAGAAGCAGTGACCCGCAGTGCGCTGGCGCGCAAGGAGAGTCGCGGTGCGCACAGCCGCATTGATTTTCCCAAGCTGGACGACGCCGGCTGGGGCGCGCAGAACAATTTGATTTCGCGCGACGGCGACAGCATGAAGCTGCGGCAGGTCCCGACCAAAGAACTGCCGGCTGAGCTGAAGCAGATCTTGGCGGAGGACTAG
- a CDS encoding succinate dehydrogenase/fumarate reductase iron-sulfur subunit, whose translation MADAVLEVFRGNAEGGSPKQYTVPITPGMVVLDAVHYIQGHLEPDLAVRWNCKAGKCGSCSAEVNGRPRLMCKTRMDALPQDKPITVAPMKSFPVIKDLVTDVSWNYEVNKKIPPFSPKPGVKWKMQQKDVDRVQEFRKCIECFLCQNVCHVLRDHDKKAEFAGPRFFVRTASLEMHPLDGVSRTQLLKDAMGIGYCNITKCCTEVCPEEIHITDNAIIPLKERVVDEFYDPILRLVRKIRGAPKPD comes from the coding sequence ATGGCCGACGCAGTCCTGGAAGTTTTTCGCGGCAACGCCGAAGGCGGGTCGCCGAAGCAATACACCGTGCCCATCACGCCCGGCATGGTCGTCCTGGACGCGGTCCATTACATCCAAGGCCACCTGGAGCCTGACCTCGCCGTCCGTTGGAACTGCAAGGCGGGCAAGTGCGGGTCGTGTTCGGCGGAGGTCAACGGACGTCCGCGCCTGATGTGCAAGACCCGCATGGACGCCCTGCCGCAGGACAAGCCCATCACCGTCGCGCCGATGAAAAGTTTCCCGGTCATCAAAGACCTGGTGACCGACGTTTCCTGGAACTACGAAGTCAACAAGAAGATTCCGCCCTTCAGTCCTAAGCCGGGCGTGAAATGGAAAATGCAGCAGAAAGACGTGGACCGCGTGCAGGAATTCCGCAAGTGCATCGAATGCTTTCTTTGCCAGAACGTCTGCCACGTGCTGCGCGACCACGACAAGAAGGCCGAATTCGCCGGGCCGCGGTTCTTTGTCCGCACCGCCAGCCTGGAGATGCATCCGCTGGACGGCGTTTCCCGCACTCAGTTGCTCAAAGACGCCATGGGCATCGGCTACTGCAACATCACCAAGTGCTGCACGGAAGTCTGTCCGGAAGAGATCCACATCACCGACAATGCCATCATCCCCCTGAAAGAGCGGGTGGTGGATGAGTTTTACGATCCCATTTTGCGGCTGGTGCGGAAGATACGCGGCGCACCCAAACCGGACTAG